A section of the Candidatus Binatia bacterium genome encodes:
- a CDS encoding N-acetyltransferase — protein MQMEHTLETTRLRLRPCQRGDIHRVHGLWTNDRVRHFLFDDRVISLEEAGSFLESSLANFEKYGYGLWLIFTRASQCLVGFGGFLHVTEDAPHLIYGILPRYWGLGYATEAASALLRYAFESLSLAKVKADVDEPNVASVRVLEKLGMKRVHRAIVRGRPLVYYERCFGEGAG, from the coding sequence ATGCAAATGGAACATACCCTCGAAACAACGCGCTTGCGACTCCGTCCTTGCCAGCGAGGAGATATTCACCGGGTTCACGGACTATGGACCAATGACCGTGTGCGCCACTTCCTTTTCGACGACCGCGTCATCTCGCTGGAAGAAGCCGGCTCGTTTCTCGAGAGCAGTTTGGCGAACTTTGAGAAGTATGGTTACGGACTCTGGCTGATCTTTACCCGCGCTAGTCAATGTCTCGTTGGCTTTGGCGGTTTTCTGCATGTAACGGAAGACGCTCCTCACCTGATCTACGGCATCCTTCCTCGATACTGGGGCCTAGGTTACGCAACCGAAGCGGCCAGTGCCTTGCTGCGGTATGCTTTTGAAAGTCTTTCCCTTGCGAAAGTGAAGGCTGATGTGGATGAGCCGAACGTTGCGTCGGTGCGCGTGCTCGAGAAGTTGGGGATGAAGCGTGTGCATCGAGCGATCGTGAGAGGGCGGCCGCTTGTTTATTACGAGCGATGCTTTGGGGAAGGCGCAGGCTGA
- a CDS encoding AmmeMemoRadiSam system protein A, with protein MSVNESKALELPDESWELLGGLARESIRARLAGIAPPWLEGVPRPLRQPAGVFVTLFLGTQLRGCVGTVEASEPLFRTVPRLAVAAAFEDFRFPPVEWSEADKLTIEISLLSPLREVASPEEIVVGTHGVVLVHDGQRAVFLPKVAVEQGWDRTTLLEQLCRKAGLPADAVQRPGTKLFVFTTNSRRFPPEK; from the coding sequence ATGTCGGTGAATGAATCCAAGGCGCTGGAACTGCCGGACGAGTCGTGGGAACTCTTGGGTGGGCTCGCTCGGGAGTCAATTCGCGCCCGTCTGGCGGGCATCGCTCCCCCTTGGCTGGAGGGCGTACCTCGACCGTTGCGCCAACCGGCGGGTGTGTTCGTGACACTTTTCCTGGGCACGCAGCTGCGCGGGTGTGTCGGCACGGTGGAGGCCAGCGAGCCGCTCTTTCGTACCGTGCCACGGCTAGCGGTGGCCGCTGCGTTCGAGGATTTTCGCTTTCCACCTGTTGAGTGGAGCGAGGCGGACAAGCTCACCATCGAAATCTCCCTCTTGTCGCCCTTGCGTGAGGTGGCGAGCCCCGAAGAAATCGTCGTGGGGACTCATGGGGTTGTATTGGTTCACGACGGTCAGCGGGCCGTCTTTCTTCCCAAAGTGGCAGTGGAGCAAGGATGGGATCGTACCACCCTTCTCGAGCAGTTGTGCCGCAAGGCCGGACTTCCCGCTGACGCCGTGCAGCGGCCCGGCACGAAGCTGTTCGTGTTCACCACGAACTCGCGGCGTTTCCCGCCGGAGAAATGA
- the hppA gene encoding K(+)-insensitive pyrophosphate-energized proton pump has translation MSKRITGWIGGLLGTSLLSLAPAYAAAPQAHGEMHLVLPDFTTVHFLGLSGHALLSLGLLICALGFLFGLVIYKQLQGLPVHRAMREISELIYETCKTYLLTQGKFILILEFFIAAIMAVYFYRAFEGDLFKVLIVLVFSLVGIAGSYGVAWFGMRVNNFANSRAAFAALRGKPFPTYEIPLKAGMSIGMVLISTELLIMLIILLYIPASFAGPCFIGFAIGESLGASALRIAGGIFTKIADIGSDLMKIVFNIKEDDARNPGVIADCTGDNAGDSVGPSADGFETYGVTGVALITFVLLVLGADPKLQVTLLVWLFAMRIMMIVASGGSYLLNEAIQRARFGQADHMNFEQPLTFLVWLTSIVSITLTYVVSYVLIGDLGTGNLWWQLSTIISCGTIAGALIPEIVKIFTSTDSGHVREVVTASREGGASLNILSGLTAGNYSSYWMGITFIVLMGLAWIVSGGDLHAAMPQATADMTAPVFAFGLVAFGFLGMGPVTIAVDSYGPVTDNAQSVYELSVIENIPNVKEEIQREFGFSPAFDRAKQFLEENDGAGNTFKATAKPVLIGTAVVGATTMIFSIIVALTNGLQPEHLGKLSLLNPPFLLGLVAGGAMIYWFTGATTQAVVTGAYRAVEFIKANIRLEGVEKASIADSKRVVEICTQYAQSGMFNIFLAVFFTTLAFACLDPFFFVGYLVSIALFGLFQAIFMANAGGAWDNAKKVVETELKEKGSELHAATVVGDTVGDPFKDTSSVAMNPVIKFTTLFGLLAVELAVTLSWGLTRVLALAFFVAGVAFVYRSFYGMRIKTGVA, from the coding sequence ATGAGCAAGCGGATAACGGGTTGGATTGGAGGACTTCTGGGCACGAGCCTGCTCTCGCTCGCGCCCGCCTATGCTGCAGCTCCTCAGGCGCATGGAGAGATGCATCTGGTGTTGCCGGATTTCACCACGGTGCACTTTCTCGGCCTGAGCGGACACGCCTTGCTCTCGCTGGGGCTGCTGATTTGCGCCCTCGGTTTCCTGTTCGGGCTCGTCATATACAAACAGTTGCAGGGCCTTCCGGTACACCGCGCAATGCGCGAAATTTCCGAGCTCATTTACGAAACCTGCAAAACCTATTTGCTCACCCAAGGGAAATTCATCCTCATCTTGGAGTTTTTCATTGCGGCGATCATGGCGGTGTACTTTTACCGCGCCTTCGAGGGCGATCTTTTCAAGGTTCTGATCGTACTCGTTTTTAGCCTCGTCGGGATTGCTGGCAGTTACGGGGTCGCCTGGTTTGGCATGCGCGTGAACAACTTCGCTAACTCGCGGGCAGCTTTTGCGGCTCTTCGGGGCAAACCCTTTCCGACGTACGAGATTCCCCTCAAGGCGGGAATGAGTATCGGCATGGTGCTGATCTCCACCGAGCTCCTCATCATGCTGATCATCCTGCTGTACATTCCAGCCTCGTTTGCGGGGCCGTGTTTCATCGGCTTTGCGATCGGCGAATCACTCGGCGCTTCGGCTCTGCGAATTGCCGGCGGTATCTTCACGAAAATTGCAGACATCGGCTCCGACTTGATGAAGATCGTCTTCAACATCAAGGAAGACGACGCCCGCAATCCCGGGGTCATTGCCGATTGCACTGGAGACAATGCGGGTGACTCGGTCGGGCCTTCCGCAGACGGCTTCGAGACTTATGGGGTCACTGGTGTCGCACTGATTACGTTCGTCCTTTTAGTGTTGGGGGCAGACCCGAAGCTCCAGGTCACCTTGCTCGTTTGGCTATTTGCGATGCGCATCATGATGATCGTGGCATCCGGGGGCTCGTATCTCCTCAACGAGGCAATCCAACGGGCACGGTTCGGCCAAGCCGATCACATGAACTTCGAACAACCGCTGACTTTTCTTGTCTGGCTCACCTCGATCGTATCCATCACGCTCACATACGTCGTCTCGTACGTGTTGATCGGCGACCTGGGCACGGGCAATTTGTGGTGGCAACTCTCGACGATCATCAGTTGTGGCACCATCGCCGGGGCACTGATTCCGGAGATCGTCAAGATATTCACTTCCACGGACTCGGGGCATGTTCGCGAAGTCGTGACGGCATCGCGCGAAGGAGGAGCCTCGCTCAACATCCTGAGCGGTCTCACCGCGGGCAACTACTCCTCATACTGGATGGGAATCACCTTCATCGTGCTGATGGGCTTGGCCTGGATCGTGAGTGGCGGCGATTTGCACGCGGCGATGCCGCAGGCCACAGCAGATATGACCGCACCTGTGTTTGCCTTCGGCCTCGTTGCGTTTGGATTTCTCGGCATGGGACCGGTGACCATCGCAGTGGACAGCTACGGGCCCGTGACGGACAACGCTCAATCCGTGTACGAGCTCTCCGTGATCGAGAACATTCCCAACGTAAAAGAAGAAATCCAACGAGAGTTCGGTTTTAGTCCCGCCTTCGATCGCGCCAAACAATTCCTCGAGGAAAACGATGGGGCGGGCAATACGTTCAAGGCAACCGCGAAGCCCGTGTTGATCGGCACCGCAGTTGTCGGCGCGACCACGATGATCTTCTCGATCATCGTCGCGCTCACCAATGGCTTGCAGCCCGAGCACCTGGGCAAGCTCTCGCTGTTGAACCCACCGTTCCTCCTCGGGCTCGTGGCCGGTGGGGCGATGATTTACTGGTTTACCGGGGCCACAACGCAGGCCGTCGTCACCGGCGCGTACCGAGCCGTGGAGTTCATCAAGGCGAACATTCGACTGGAGGGTGTCGAGAAGGCCTCGATTGCCGACTCGAAGCGCGTGGTCGAAATTTGCACGCAGTACGCTCAGTCTGGCATGTTCAATATCTTCCTGGCTGTTTTCTTTACGACGCTGGCGTTTGCGTGTTTGGATCCATTTTTCTTCGTCGGCTATCTCGTATCCATCGCCTTGTTTGGGTTGTTCCAAGCCATCTTTATGGCCAATGCGGGCGGGGCGTGGGACAACGCCAAGAAAGTCGTGGAAACGGAACTCAAGGAAAAGGGGTCGGAACTCCACGCCGCAACCGTTGTGGGCGACACTGTCGGCGACCCGTTCAAAGACACCTCCTCGGTGGCCATGAACCCTGTAATCAAATTCACGACCTTGTTCGGACTCCTCGCTGTCGAGCTGGCGGTCACCCTTTCCTGGGGGCTCACCCGGGTCCTTGCCCTGGCGTTTTTTGTTGCTGGGGTGGCGTTCGTGTATCGATCCTTCTACGGCATGCGCATCAAAACCGGCGTTGCCTAG